Proteins encoded by one window of Hylaeus volcanicus isolate JK05 chromosome 7, UHH_iyHylVolc1.0_haploid, whole genome shotgun sequence:
- the LOC128879186 gene encoding uncharacterized protein LOC128879186 translates to MNIKIAIVLVALAALASCEKESPKKSETEKDSSSESTEKKTEKRGLHGSYGDFGGGGDLGGGGGTTYDHQEHVKTVTVVKKVPVPYEVTKHVPYVVEKHVPYEVKVGVPQPYTVEKHVPYPVKVFVKVPVHVPQPYTVEKKVPYEVKVPVDKPYEVKVLVPQPYTVEKHVPVPVKVAVPQPYTVEKHVPYQVKVKVPLPQPYPVEKPVPYEVKVPVDKPYPVSVPKPYPVTVEKPYPVQVDKPVPYEVKVPVDKPYPVPVEKPYPVHVKVPVPQPYTVHKPVPVAVPKPVPYPVKVPVDKPYIVEKEVPYAVEKEVPYPVKVPVPVHVHEEHGGGGGGGYEGFSGHGEGGGYHR, encoded by the exons ATGAATATTAAG ATCGCCATCGTCTTGGTGGCCCTGGCCGCGCTAGCGAGCTGCGAGAAGGAATCTCCCAAGAAATCCGAAACAGAAAAGGACTCCTCGTCCGAGTCCACGGAGAAGAAAACCGAGAAACGCGGCCTCCACGGTAGCTACGGCGACTTCGGTGGCGGTGGCGATCTAGGGGGCGGCGGTGGCACGACCTACGACCACCAGGAACACGTGAAAACCGTGACAGTGGTGAAGAAGGTCCCGGTTCCGTACGAAGTGACGAAACACGTGCCCTACGTGGTGGAGAAACACGTTCCGTACGAGGTGAAGGTCGGCGTTCCTCAGCCATACACTGTCGAGAAACACGTCCCCTACCCGGTGAAGGTGTTCGTGAAGGTGCCCGTGCACGTGCCCCAGCCGTACACCGTGGAGAAAAAGGTCCCGTACGAAGTGAAGGTTCCCGTGGACAAGCCTTACGAGGTGAAGGTGTTGGTACCTCAACCGTACACCGTCGAGAAACACGTACCTGTGCCCGTGAAGGTGGCCGTGCCACAACCGTACACCGTCGAGAAGCACGTCCCCTACCAGGTGAAGGTCAAAGTCCCGTTGCCCCAGCCGTACCCTGTCGAGAAGCCTGTGCCCTACGAGGTGAAGGTTCCCGTCGACAAACCCTACCCAGTCAGCGTGCCTAAACCGTACCCTGTCACCGTCGAGAAACCGTACCCAGTTCAAGTCGACAAGCCTGTGCCCTACGAAGTCAAGGTCCCGGTCGACAAGCCTTATCCTGTACCCGTCGAGAAACCGTACCCCGTGCACGTCAAGGTGCCAGTACCTCAACCCTACACTGTGCACAAGCCGGTGCCAGTGGCTGTACCTAAACCTGTACCTTACCCTGTGAAAGTACCAGTAGACAAGCCGTACATCGTTGAGAAAGAGGTGCCTTATGCCGTGGAGAAGGAGGTGCCTTACCCTGTCAAGGTACCAGTGCCTGTGCATGTTCATGAGGAGCATGGAGGAGGTGGCGGTGGAGGGTACGAAGGGTTCTCCGGGCATGGAGAAGGCGGTGGATATCATCGTTGA